The genomic window CGAACTCGTCGATGGCACGGGCGGCAATTTCTCGTGTCGGCTGGACGGCGAGCGGGTGCTTTGCACCCCCACGCTCTTCTGCAAGGGGCTTCTGACGCCGGCGGACCTGTGCATTGTCGGCCTGGACGGGCACCAGCTCGGTGGCACTCGGAAGGCCAGCAGCGAAATCCGCATGCACTTGGAGATCTATGCCGCCGATCCAGCGACGCGGGCCGTCATCCACTGCCATCCGCCGTTCGCGACGACATTCGCCGTGCTGGGGGAGACGATCCCGCTAGGTATCTTGCCCGAGGGAGACGTGTTCCTGGGGTCGGTGCCACTGATCCCGTACCAGACGCCGGGGACGACGGAAATGGGGACGGCCCTACGGCAATTCGTGCGGGATGGCTCTGCGGCGATCCTCCAGAACCACGGGACGGTGACGTGGGGGCGCGATCTCGAAACCGCTTACGATCTCACAGAAACGTTGGAGGCGGTTTGCCGGGTACTCCACCAAGCCAGACAGATCGGTGAGCCAAAGCTGATTTCGCAGGAGCGGCGTCGAGAACTAGCGGGTCTTCGTGCGCGGTTGCGATCCGGTGGGTGATCGCACCCTCGGCACATGGTGCCCAGCGGATAGGGTTCAGGGAGTATTCTGCGGTCTTTCAGGTGCACAGGTCCGCCGGACGGGCGTCCAGCAGGCGCACGACATCCTCAGTCTTGAGTTCGACCAGCACGCCGCGGCGACCGCCGTTCACGATGATCGTATCCAAGGCGAGGAGGGATTCCTCGATCACCACTGGCAGCCGGCGGCGCTGCGCGAACGGTGAGATGCCGCCGACCTTGTAGCCGGTGAGCTTTTCCGCCTCCGCCGCCTCGGCGAGGTCCGCGCGCGGGGCGCCCACCGCGGCGGCCATGCGGCGGGTGTCAAAACGTTGGTCGCCGGGCACGATCGCCAGCCAGAACGCGTTGGCCGCCGTGCGGACGACGAGCGTCTTACAGACCATCTCTGCGGGCCGGCCCACGGCTTCGGCGGCGTGGTCGGCACCGATCTCGGTGAACTCGTACTCGAGCACGTTGAGCGTCACGCCCTGGGCATGTAACCACTTGATCGCGTTCGTATCGGACATGTGCAGCCTGCCAGCGAGGACCGGCAGAACCATACCAGAACTGAGCGTAATGGCCAGCGGGTGTCAACGGCCGCGAATGCGCGCGCTGAGTTCGGCGAGCGTGGCGATGTCGAGCGGCTGGGCGTAGCCGCGGCGACGCTCCGGCGTGTTGCCGCGCATCGCGACGTGCAGCCCGAGCAGGTGCCCATGCTGATCCAGCAGCGGGCCGCCGCTGAACCCCGGCTCCAGCGCTGCGGTCGTCTCGATCAGTTTCGTGAAATCGCAAGCGCCCGCCGGATCGAGCTGATGCTGCAGCGACGCGCACGGCTTGCTGACCCGGCCGAAGCGCCGGGCGGCGACGGCGGGGTCCGGACAGCCGAGCGCGACGATGGGAGTTCCATGCGGCGCGGCAGCCGTTTCCGGTGGGAGCGTCGGGAGGTCATGGGCGTCGATGGACACTATTGCCACGTCGCGGTGCGGATCGAACTCGACCGCGTGGGCCGGGTACGAGGTCCCGTCGGCGAGCACGACGCGGACGGCCTGGGCGCCGCGCACTACATG from Phycisphaerae bacterium includes these protein-coding regions:
- a CDS encoding aminoacyl-tRNA deacylase, which translates into the protein MSDTNAIKWLHAQGVTLNVLEYEFTEIGADHAAEAVGRPAEMVCKTLVVRTAANAFWLAIVPGDQRFDTRRMAAAVGAPRADLAEAAEAEKLTGYKVGGISPFAQRRRLPVVIEESLLALDTIIVNGGRRGVLVELKTEDVVRLLDARPADLCT
- a CDS encoding trypsin-like peptidase domain-containing protein, translating into MRRALSWLTIFTLALAGCTAPRSRPAADQLAWQRLCAHMQPAPENPAPSAAGPQDTAQGRALEAAATRARPAVVHIHTIMVEAAAPATEGDAARLGRRSGGTGVIVGADGLIVTAAHVVRGAQAVRVVLADGTSYPAHAVEFDPHRDVAIVSIDAHDLPTLPPETAAAPHGTPIVALGCPDPAVAARRFGRVSKPCASLQHQLDPAGACDFTKLIETTAALEPGFSGGPLLDQHGHLLGLHVAMRGNTPERRRGYAQPLDIATLAELSARIRGR
- a CDS encoding class II aldolase/adducin family protein, which codes for MEELARQMCAIGRRAYERELVDGTGGNFSCRLDGERVLCTPTLFCKGLLTPADLCIVGLDGHQLGGTRKASSEIRMHLEIYAADPATRAVIHCHPPFATTFAVLGETIPLGILPEGDVFLGSVPLIPYQTPGTTEMGTALRQFVRDGSAAILQNHGTVTWGRDLETAYDLTETLEAVCRVLHQARQIGEPKLISQERRRELAGLRARLRSGG